A single window of Salvia splendens isolate huo1 chromosome 6, SspV2, whole genome shotgun sequence DNA harbors:
- the LOC121807796 gene encoding RNA-binding protein 25-like isoform X9, giving the protein MATLVCPTKVQCLPVICSAGECCHACAAISYCFDIFGVPHYPSPYAQMLRPAFPSRPLVGVMPPLARPPVIGIRGPIVPPVVRPITPNATSAEDPQTTVYVGKISSTVENDFMLSLLQLCGPVKNWKRPQDPTGTLKGFGFCEFESAEGVLRALRLLNKLRVDGQELLLNVNQTTRKYLERYVDKKIEGSKAKESATDGSDKEEERESSIDTEKIVKSTEESLKPSSDEPKKDNSEMNKENPDAGSFGLVTDEDRDADRDASEKLTGMIEERLKNKPLPPPPPSPQTLIDGPGKSNSEQPSGSKDRESEDGVKNDTEDKNEDDKTAESKPSSEPDRAGTGSPDRSRRHDRIRDRDRDPRRERERELERYEREREHDRAKREKDRENRSREDERRYKAREKEWESREKEKEHWRKREREREKDRAYERKWEVMDQERDGDDGYGKKRKYKVSDEERKRRQREKEEDLADRVREEEEIAEAKLRAEEEQKKQLEAQKAESIPPANGFEKAILPNEIDTENQGKADQTVELKPSPETYEVTAEGILQNGTRDLSNSASDIRQNNNAPTKKLGFGLSGSGKRATVPSFFNEDEDEDAHKEKKMRPLVPIDYSTEEQEAIQSSMSEAPSSNMAAAAEFVKRISTVNPRELDGEKDKSRRSHERSGQRDRDRHEEENNSIREESRRDHFERERSNKTKTPENQKLLDAKQLIDTIPKTKDELFSYEINWAIYDQNVLHERMRPWVSKKITDFLGEEEVTLVDYIVSSTQEHVEAGEMLERLQTILDDEAEMFVLKMWRMLIFEIKKVETGLTPKPRA; this is encoded by the exons ATGGCTACCCTGGTATGCCCCACCAAGGTGCAATGCCTCCCG GTTATATGTTCAGCTGGTGAGTGTTGTCATGCCTGTGCTGCAATCTCTTATTGCTTTGATATTTTTG GGGTACCTCATTATCCTTCTCCTTATGCACAAATGCTTCGGCCAGCATTTCCTTCGCGTCCTTTGGTTGGTGTTATGCCACCATTGGCACGCCCTCCAGTTATTGGAATTCGTGGTCCAATTGTTCCTCCTGTTGTTAGACCCATTACACCAAATGCCACATCTGCAGAGGATCCACAGACGACTGTTTATGTTGGGAAGATATCATCAACCGTGGAAAATGATTTCATGCTGTCTCTCCTGCAG CTCTGTGGGCCTGTAAAGAATTGGAAACGCCCACAAGACCCCACCGGAACTTTAAAAGGTTTTGGATTTTGTGAATTTGAGTCTGCTGAAGGAGTTCTTCGGGCATTGCGACTACTTAATAAGCTAAGAGTTGATGGACAGGAGTTGTTG TTAAATGTTAATCAAACAACTCGGAAATATCTTGAGCGTTATGTAGACAAAAAGATCGAAGGTTCTAAGGCCAAGGAATCTGCAACTGATGGTTCtgacaaagaggaagaaagagagtCGAGCATTGATACTGAAAAAATTGTTAAGTCGACTGAAGAGTCTCTAAAGCCTTCATCAGATGAACCAAAAAAGGATAACAGTGAGATGAATAAGGAAAATCCTGATGCTGGCAGTTTTGGCCTTGTAACTGATGAAGACAGGGATGCAGATCGTGATGCTTCTGAGAAGCTCACAGGTATGATAGAGGAACGGCTTAAGAACAAACCACTTCCTCCTCCACCCCCATCCCCACAAACACTTATTGATGGACCTGGAAAGTCAAACTCGGAGCAACCTTCTGGGTCAAAGGATAGGGAATCAGAAGATGGGGTGAAAAACG ACACAGAAGACAAAAATGAGGATGATAAGACTGCTGAGAGCAAACCGTCTAGTGAACCTGATAGAGCTGGAACAGGTTCTCCCGATAGGAGCAGAAGACATGATAGGATCAGGGATCGAGACCGTGACCCAAGACGAGAAAGAGAAAGGGAACTTGAAAGATACGAGAGAGAGCGGGAGCATGACCGAGCAAAGAGGGAGAAAGATAGAGAAAATAGGAGTCGCGAAGATGAACGGAGGTATAAAGCGCGTGAAAAAGAGTGGGAGTCgagagaaaaagagaaggaGCATTGGCGGAAGAGAGAgcgagaaagagagaaagatagGGCTTATGAAAGGAAATGGGAAGTTATGGACCAAGAACGTGATGGTGATGATGGATATGGAAAGAAGAGGAAATACAAGGTAAGTGAtgaagagaggaaaagaagaCAGAGGGAGAAGGAAGAGGACCTGGCTGACAGAGtgagagaggaggaagaaattgcagAAGCTAAATTAAGAGCTGAAGAAGAACAGAAGAAACAGCTGGAGGCTCAGAAAGCAGAAAGTATTCCACCAGCTAATGGATTTGAGAAAGCTATCTTGCCAAATGAAATTGATACTGAAAACCAGGGTAAGGCTGATCAGACCGTTGAGCTCAAACCAAGTCCCGAGACTTATGAAG TTACAGCTGAAGGGATTCTGCAGAATGGCACCAGGGATTTATCTAATTCTGCTTCAGACATTCGGCAAAATAACAATGCGCCAACAAAAAAGTTGGGGTTCGGGCTTTCAGGGTCGGGAAAGCGAGCTACTGTACCTTCATTTTTTAACGAGGACGAGGATGAGGATGCACACAAGGAAAAGAAGATGAGACCTCTAGTCCCAATTGATTACTCAACTGAGGAACAGGAAGCTATTCAATCTTCCATGTCTGAAGCCCCATCATCTAATATGGCTGCCGCAGCAGAATTTGTGAAGCGTATTTCAACTGTTAATCCAAGAGAACTTGATGGAGAAAAAGACAAAAGTAGGCGTTCTCATGAGAGATCTGGCCAGCGTGACCGTGATAGACATGAGGAAGAGAACAATAGCATCCGTGAGGAGAGCAGAAGAGATCATTTTGAAAGAGAAAGATCAAATAAAACAAAGACCCCAGAAAACCAGAAGCTTCTGGATGCTAAGCAGTTGATTGACACTATCCCAAAGACCAAAGATGAGCTGTTCTCCTATGAGATCAACTGGGCGATCTATGATCAG AATGTGCTGCATGAAAGAATGAGACCATGGGTGTCAAAGAAGATAACAGACTTTTTGGGTGAGGAAGAGGTCACACTTGTGGACTATATTGTTTCTAGCACTCAGGAGCATGTAGAGGCAGGTGAGATGCTTGAGAGGCTCCAAACTATCTTGGATGATGAAGCTGAAATGTTTGTGCTCAAGATGTGGAGAATGCTTATTTTTGAGATCAAGAAGGTAGAGACTGGCCTGACTCCAAAGCCCAGGGCCTGA
- the LOC121807796 gene encoding RNA-binding protein 25-like isoform X4 translates to MATLVCPTKVQCLPCLVIDYGGKGWKASLETECPSHFNSFLLTRITVECSYASHSRLYVQLVSVVMPVLQSLIALIFLFLCLIHAGVPHYPSPYAQMLRPAFPSRPLVGVMPPLARPPVIGIRGPIVPPVVRPITPNATSAEDPQTTVYVGKISSTVENDFMLSLLQLCGPVKNWKRPQDPTGTLKGFGFCEFESAEGVLRALRLLNKLRVDGQELLLNVNQTTRKYLERYVDKKIEGSKAKESATDGSDKEEERESSIDTEKIVKSTEESLKPSSDEPKKDNSEMNKENPDAGSFGLVTDEDRDADRDASEKLTGMIEERLKNKPLPPPPPSPQTLIDGPGKSNSEQPSGSKDRESEDGVKNDTEDKNEDDKTAESKPSSEPDRAGTGSPDRSRRHDRIRDRDRDPRRERERELERYEREREHDRAKREKDRENRSREDERRYKAREKEWESREKEKEHWRKREREREKDRAYERKWEVMDQERDGDDGYGKKRKYKVSDEERKRRQREKEEDLADRVREEEEIAEAKLRAEEEQKKQLEAQKAESIPPANGFEKAILPNEIDTENQGKADQTVELKPSPETYEVTAEGILQNGTRDLSNSASDIRQNNNAPTKKLGFGLSGSGKRATVPSFFNEDEDEDAHKEKKMRPLVPIDYSTEEQEAIQSSMSEAPSSNMAAAAEFVKRISTVNPRELDGEKDKSRRSHERSGQRDRDRHEEENNSIREESRRDHFERERSNKTKTPENQKLLDAKQLIDTIPKTKDELFSYEINWAIYDQNVLHERMRPWVSKKITDFLGEEEVTLVDYIVSSTQEHVEAGEMLERLQTILDDEAEMFVLKMWRMLIFEIKKVETGLTPKPRA, encoded by the exons ATGGCTACCCTGGTATGCCCCACCAAGGTGCAATGCCTCCCG TGTCTCGTGATTGATTACGGTGGGAAAGGTTGGAAGGCTTCATTAGAGACTGAGTGTCCCTCACACTTCAACTCCTTTTTGTTG ACTAGGATAACAGTTGAGTGCAGCTATGCCTCTCATTCAAG GTTATATGTTCAGCTGGTGAGTGTTGTCATGCCTGTGCTGCAATCTCTTATTGCTTTGATATTTTTG TTTTTGTGTCTTATTCATGCAGGGGTACCTCATTATCCTTCTCCTTATGCACAAATGCTTCGGCCAGCATTTCCTTCGCGTCCTTTGGTTGGTGTTATGCCACCATTGGCACGCCCTCCAGTTATTGGAATTCGTGGTCCAATTGTTCCTCCTGTTGTTAGACCCATTACACCAAATGCCACATCTGCAGAGGATCCACAGACGACTGTTTATGTTGGGAAGATATCATCAACCGTGGAAAATGATTTCATGCTGTCTCTCCTGCAG CTCTGTGGGCCTGTAAAGAATTGGAAACGCCCACAAGACCCCACCGGAACTTTAAAAGGTTTTGGATTTTGTGAATTTGAGTCTGCTGAAGGAGTTCTTCGGGCATTGCGACTACTTAATAAGCTAAGAGTTGATGGACAGGAGTTGTTG TTAAATGTTAATCAAACAACTCGGAAATATCTTGAGCGTTATGTAGACAAAAAGATCGAAGGTTCTAAGGCCAAGGAATCTGCAACTGATGGTTCtgacaaagaggaagaaagagagtCGAGCATTGATACTGAAAAAATTGTTAAGTCGACTGAAGAGTCTCTAAAGCCTTCATCAGATGAACCAAAAAAGGATAACAGTGAGATGAATAAGGAAAATCCTGATGCTGGCAGTTTTGGCCTTGTAACTGATGAAGACAGGGATGCAGATCGTGATGCTTCTGAGAAGCTCACAGGTATGATAGAGGAACGGCTTAAGAACAAACCACTTCCTCCTCCACCCCCATCCCCACAAACACTTATTGATGGACCTGGAAAGTCAAACTCGGAGCAACCTTCTGGGTCAAAGGATAGGGAATCAGAAGATGGGGTGAAAAACG ACACAGAAGACAAAAATGAGGATGATAAGACTGCTGAGAGCAAACCGTCTAGTGAACCTGATAGAGCTGGAACAGGTTCTCCCGATAGGAGCAGAAGACATGATAGGATCAGGGATCGAGACCGTGACCCAAGACGAGAAAGAGAAAGGGAACTTGAAAGATACGAGAGAGAGCGGGAGCATGACCGAGCAAAGAGGGAGAAAGATAGAGAAAATAGGAGTCGCGAAGATGAACGGAGGTATAAAGCGCGTGAAAAAGAGTGGGAGTCgagagaaaaagagaaggaGCATTGGCGGAAGAGAGAgcgagaaagagagaaagatagGGCTTATGAAAGGAAATGGGAAGTTATGGACCAAGAACGTGATGGTGATGATGGATATGGAAAGAAGAGGAAATACAAGGTAAGTGAtgaagagaggaaaagaagaCAGAGGGAGAAGGAAGAGGACCTGGCTGACAGAGtgagagaggaggaagaaattgcagAAGCTAAATTAAGAGCTGAAGAAGAACAGAAGAAACAGCTGGAGGCTCAGAAAGCAGAAAGTATTCCACCAGCTAATGGATTTGAGAAAGCTATCTTGCCAAATGAAATTGATACTGAAAACCAGGGTAAGGCTGATCAGACCGTTGAGCTCAAACCAAGTCCCGAGACTTATGAAG TTACAGCTGAAGGGATTCTGCAGAATGGCACCAGGGATTTATCTAATTCTGCTTCAGACATTCGGCAAAATAACAATGCGCCAACAAAAAAGTTGGGGTTCGGGCTTTCAGGGTCGGGAAAGCGAGCTACTGTACCTTCATTTTTTAACGAGGACGAGGATGAGGATGCACACAAGGAAAAGAAGATGAGACCTCTAGTCCCAATTGATTACTCAACTGAGGAACAGGAAGCTATTCAATCTTCCATGTCTGAAGCCCCATCATCTAATATGGCTGCCGCAGCAGAATTTGTGAAGCGTATTTCAACTGTTAATCCAAGAGAACTTGATGGAGAAAAAGACAAAAGTAGGCGTTCTCATGAGAGATCTGGCCAGCGTGACCGTGATAGACATGAGGAAGAGAACAATAGCATCCGTGAGGAGAGCAGAAGAGATCATTTTGAAAGAGAAAGATCAAATAAAACAAAGACCCCAGAAAACCAGAAGCTTCTGGATGCTAAGCAGTTGATTGACACTATCCCAAAGACCAAAGATGAGCTGTTCTCCTATGAGATCAACTGGGCGATCTATGATCAG AATGTGCTGCATGAAAGAATGAGACCATGGGTGTCAAAGAAGATAACAGACTTTTTGGGTGAGGAAGAGGTCACACTTGTGGACTATATTGTTTCTAGCACTCAGGAGCATGTAGAGGCAGGTGAGATGCTTGAGAGGCTCCAAACTATCTTGGATGATGAAGCTGAAATGTTTGTGCTCAAGATGTGGAGAATGCTTATTTTTGAGATCAAGAAGGTAGAGACTGGCCTGACTCCAAAGCCCAGGGCCTGA
- the LOC121807796 gene encoding RNA-binding protein 25-like isoform X5 has protein sequence MATLVCPTKVQCLPCLVIDYGGKGWKASLETECPSHFNSFLLVICSAGECCHACAAISYCFDIFGVPHYPSPYAQMLRPAFPSRPLVGVMPPLARPPVIGIRGPIVPPVVRPITPNATSAEDPQTTVYVGKISSTVENDFMLSLLQLCGPVKNWKRPQDPTGTLKGFGFCEFESAEGVLRALRLLNKLRVDGQELLLNVNQTTRKYLERYVDKKIEGSKAKESATDGSDKEEERESSIDTEKIVKSTEESLKPSSDEPKKDNSEMNKENPDAGSFGLVTDEDRDADRDASEKLTGMIEERLKNKPLPPPPPSPQTLIDGPGKSNSEQPSGSKDRESEDGVKNDTEDKNEDDKTAESKPSSEPDRAGTGSPDRSRRHDRIRDRDRDPRRERERELERYEREREHDRAKREKDRENRSREDERRYKAREKEWESREKEKEHWRKREREREKDRAYERKWEVMDQERDGDDGYGKKRKYKVSDEERKRRQREKEEDLADRVREEEEIAEAKLRAEEEQKKQLEAQKAESIPPANGFEKAILPNEIDTENQGKADQTVELKPSPETYEVTAEGILQNGTRDLSNSASDIRQNNNAPTKKLGFGLSGSGKRATVPSFFNEDEDEDAHKEKKMRPLVPIDYSTEEQEAIQSSMSEAPSSNMAAAAEFVKRISTVNPRELDGEKDKSRRSHERSGQRDRDRHEEENNSIREESRRDHFERERSNKTKTPENQKLLDAKQLIDTIPKTKDELFSYEINWAIYDQNVLHERMRPWVSKKITDFLGEEEVTLVDYIVSSTQEHVEAGEMLERLQTILDDEAEMFVLKMWRMLIFEIKKVETGLTPKPRA, from the exons ATGGCTACCCTGGTATGCCCCACCAAGGTGCAATGCCTCCCG TGTCTCGTGATTGATTACGGTGGGAAAGGTTGGAAGGCTTCATTAGAGACTGAGTGTCCCTCACACTTCAACTCCTTTTTGTTG GTTATATGTTCAGCTGGTGAGTGTTGTCATGCCTGTGCTGCAATCTCTTATTGCTTTGATATTTTTG GGGTACCTCATTATCCTTCTCCTTATGCACAAATGCTTCGGCCAGCATTTCCTTCGCGTCCTTTGGTTGGTGTTATGCCACCATTGGCACGCCCTCCAGTTATTGGAATTCGTGGTCCAATTGTTCCTCCTGTTGTTAGACCCATTACACCAAATGCCACATCTGCAGAGGATCCACAGACGACTGTTTATGTTGGGAAGATATCATCAACCGTGGAAAATGATTTCATGCTGTCTCTCCTGCAG CTCTGTGGGCCTGTAAAGAATTGGAAACGCCCACAAGACCCCACCGGAACTTTAAAAGGTTTTGGATTTTGTGAATTTGAGTCTGCTGAAGGAGTTCTTCGGGCATTGCGACTACTTAATAAGCTAAGAGTTGATGGACAGGAGTTGTTG TTAAATGTTAATCAAACAACTCGGAAATATCTTGAGCGTTATGTAGACAAAAAGATCGAAGGTTCTAAGGCCAAGGAATCTGCAACTGATGGTTCtgacaaagaggaagaaagagagtCGAGCATTGATACTGAAAAAATTGTTAAGTCGACTGAAGAGTCTCTAAAGCCTTCATCAGATGAACCAAAAAAGGATAACAGTGAGATGAATAAGGAAAATCCTGATGCTGGCAGTTTTGGCCTTGTAACTGATGAAGACAGGGATGCAGATCGTGATGCTTCTGAGAAGCTCACAGGTATGATAGAGGAACGGCTTAAGAACAAACCACTTCCTCCTCCACCCCCATCCCCACAAACACTTATTGATGGACCTGGAAAGTCAAACTCGGAGCAACCTTCTGGGTCAAAGGATAGGGAATCAGAAGATGGGGTGAAAAACG ACACAGAAGACAAAAATGAGGATGATAAGACTGCTGAGAGCAAACCGTCTAGTGAACCTGATAGAGCTGGAACAGGTTCTCCCGATAGGAGCAGAAGACATGATAGGATCAGGGATCGAGACCGTGACCCAAGACGAGAAAGAGAAAGGGAACTTGAAAGATACGAGAGAGAGCGGGAGCATGACCGAGCAAAGAGGGAGAAAGATAGAGAAAATAGGAGTCGCGAAGATGAACGGAGGTATAAAGCGCGTGAAAAAGAGTGGGAGTCgagagaaaaagagaaggaGCATTGGCGGAAGAGAGAgcgagaaagagagaaagatagGGCTTATGAAAGGAAATGGGAAGTTATGGACCAAGAACGTGATGGTGATGATGGATATGGAAAGAAGAGGAAATACAAGGTAAGTGAtgaagagaggaaaagaagaCAGAGGGAGAAGGAAGAGGACCTGGCTGACAGAGtgagagaggaggaagaaattgcagAAGCTAAATTAAGAGCTGAAGAAGAACAGAAGAAACAGCTGGAGGCTCAGAAAGCAGAAAGTATTCCACCAGCTAATGGATTTGAGAAAGCTATCTTGCCAAATGAAATTGATACTGAAAACCAGGGTAAGGCTGATCAGACCGTTGAGCTCAAACCAAGTCCCGAGACTTATGAAG TTACAGCTGAAGGGATTCTGCAGAATGGCACCAGGGATTTATCTAATTCTGCTTCAGACATTCGGCAAAATAACAATGCGCCAACAAAAAAGTTGGGGTTCGGGCTTTCAGGGTCGGGAAAGCGAGCTACTGTACCTTCATTTTTTAACGAGGACGAGGATGAGGATGCACACAAGGAAAAGAAGATGAGACCTCTAGTCCCAATTGATTACTCAACTGAGGAACAGGAAGCTATTCAATCTTCCATGTCTGAAGCCCCATCATCTAATATGGCTGCCGCAGCAGAATTTGTGAAGCGTATTTCAACTGTTAATCCAAGAGAACTTGATGGAGAAAAAGACAAAAGTAGGCGTTCTCATGAGAGATCTGGCCAGCGTGACCGTGATAGACATGAGGAAGAGAACAATAGCATCCGTGAGGAGAGCAGAAGAGATCATTTTGAAAGAGAAAGATCAAATAAAACAAAGACCCCAGAAAACCAGAAGCTTCTGGATGCTAAGCAGTTGATTGACACTATCCCAAAGACCAAAGATGAGCTGTTCTCCTATGAGATCAACTGGGCGATCTATGATCAG AATGTGCTGCATGAAAGAATGAGACCATGGGTGTCAAAGAAGATAACAGACTTTTTGGGTGAGGAAGAGGTCACACTTGTGGACTATATTGTTTCTAGCACTCAGGAGCATGTAGAGGCAGGTGAGATGCTTGAGAGGCTCCAAACTATCTTGGATGATGAAGCTGAAATGTTTGTGCTCAAGATGTGGAGAATGCTTATTTTTGAGATCAAGAAGGTAGAGACTGGCCTGACTCCAAAGCCCAGGGCCTGA
- the LOC121807796 gene encoding RNA-binding protein 25-like isoform X7, whose translation MATLVCPTKVQCLPCLVIDYGGKGWKASLETECPSHFNSFLLVICSAGVPHYPSPYAQMLRPAFPSRPLVGVMPPLARPPVIGIRGPIVPPVVRPITPNATSAEDPQTTVYVGKISSTVENDFMLSLLQLCGPVKNWKRPQDPTGTLKGFGFCEFESAEGVLRALRLLNKLRVDGQELLLNVNQTTRKYLERYVDKKIEGSKAKESATDGSDKEEERESSIDTEKIVKSTEESLKPSSDEPKKDNSEMNKENPDAGSFGLVTDEDRDADRDASEKLTGMIEERLKNKPLPPPPPSPQTLIDGPGKSNSEQPSGSKDRESEDGVKNDTEDKNEDDKTAESKPSSEPDRAGTGSPDRSRRHDRIRDRDRDPRRERERELERYEREREHDRAKREKDRENRSREDERRYKAREKEWESREKEKEHWRKREREREKDRAYERKWEVMDQERDGDDGYGKKRKYKVSDEERKRRQREKEEDLADRVREEEEIAEAKLRAEEEQKKQLEAQKAESIPPANGFEKAILPNEIDTENQGKADQTVELKPSPETYEVTAEGILQNGTRDLSNSASDIRQNNNAPTKKLGFGLSGSGKRATVPSFFNEDEDEDAHKEKKMRPLVPIDYSTEEQEAIQSSMSEAPSSNMAAAAEFVKRISTVNPRELDGEKDKSRRSHERSGQRDRDRHEEENNSIREESRRDHFERERSNKTKTPENQKLLDAKQLIDTIPKTKDELFSYEINWAIYDQNVLHERMRPWVSKKITDFLGEEEVTLVDYIVSSTQEHVEAGEMLERLQTILDDEAEMFVLKMWRMLIFEIKKVETGLTPKPRA comes from the exons ATGGCTACCCTGGTATGCCCCACCAAGGTGCAATGCCTCCCG TGTCTCGTGATTGATTACGGTGGGAAAGGTTGGAAGGCTTCATTAGAGACTGAGTGTCCCTCACACTTCAACTCCTTTTTGTTG GTTATATGTTCAGCTG GGGTACCTCATTATCCTTCTCCTTATGCACAAATGCTTCGGCCAGCATTTCCTTCGCGTCCTTTGGTTGGTGTTATGCCACCATTGGCACGCCCTCCAGTTATTGGAATTCGTGGTCCAATTGTTCCTCCTGTTGTTAGACCCATTACACCAAATGCCACATCTGCAGAGGATCCACAGACGACTGTTTATGTTGGGAAGATATCATCAACCGTGGAAAATGATTTCATGCTGTCTCTCCTGCAG CTCTGTGGGCCTGTAAAGAATTGGAAACGCCCACAAGACCCCACCGGAACTTTAAAAGGTTTTGGATTTTGTGAATTTGAGTCTGCTGAAGGAGTTCTTCGGGCATTGCGACTACTTAATAAGCTAAGAGTTGATGGACAGGAGTTGTTG TTAAATGTTAATCAAACAACTCGGAAATATCTTGAGCGTTATGTAGACAAAAAGATCGAAGGTTCTAAGGCCAAGGAATCTGCAACTGATGGTTCtgacaaagaggaagaaagagagtCGAGCATTGATACTGAAAAAATTGTTAAGTCGACTGAAGAGTCTCTAAAGCCTTCATCAGATGAACCAAAAAAGGATAACAGTGAGATGAATAAGGAAAATCCTGATGCTGGCAGTTTTGGCCTTGTAACTGATGAAGACAGGGATGCAGATCGTGATGCTTCTGAGAAGCTCACAGGTATGATAGAGGAACGGCTTAAGAACAAACCACTTCCTCCTCCACCCCCATCCCCACAAACACTTATTGATGGACCTGGAAAGTCAAACTCGGAGCAACCTTCTGGGTCAAAGGATAGGGAATCAGAAGATGGGGTGAAAAACG ACACAGAAGACAAAAATGAGGATGATAAGACTGCTGAGAGCAAACCGTCTAGTGAACCTGATAGAGCTGGAACAGGTTCTCCCGATAGGAGCAGAAGACATGATAGGATCAGGGATCGAGACCGTGACCCAAGACGAGAAAGAGAAAGGGAACTTGAAAGATACGAGAGAGAGCGGGAGCATGACCGAGCAAAGAGGGAGAAAGATAGAGAAAATAGGAGTCGCGAAGATGAACGGAGGTATAAAGCGCGTGAAAAAGAGTGGGAGTCgagagaaaaagagaaggaGCATTGGCGGAAGAGAGAgcgagaaagagagaaagatagGGCTTATGAAAGGAAATGGGAAGTTATGGACCAAGAACGTGATGGTGATGATGGATATGGAAAGAAGAGGAAATACAAGGTAAGTGAtgaagagaggaaaagaagaCAGAGGGAGAAGGAAGAGGACCTGGCTGACAGAGtgagagaggaggaagaaattgcagAAGCTAAATTAAGAGCTGAAGAAGAACAGAAGAAACAGCTGGAGGCTCAGAAAGCAGAAAGTATTCCACCAGCTAATGGATTTGAGAAAGCTATCTTGCCAAATGAAATTGATACTGAAAACCAGGGTAAGGCTGATCAGACCGTTGAGCTCAAACCAAGTCCCGAGACTTATGAAG TTACAGCTGAAGGGATTCTGCAGAATGGCACCAGGGATTTATCTAATTCTGCTTCAGACATTCGGCAAAATAACAATGCGCCAACAAAAAAGTTGGGGTTCGGGCTTTCAGGGTCGGGAAAGCGAGCTACTGTACCTTCATTTTTTAACGAGGACGAGGATGAGGATGCACACAAGGAAAAGAAGATGAGACCTCTAGTCCCAATTGATTACTCAACTGAGGAACAGGAAGCTATTCAATCTTCCATGTCTGAAGCCCCATCATCTAATATGGCTGCCGCAGCAGAATTTGTGAAGCGTATTTCAACTGTTAATCCAAGAGAACTTGATGGAGAAAAAGACAAAAGTAGGCGTTCTCATGAGAGATCTGGCCAGCGTGACCGTGATAGACATGAGGAAGAGAACAATAGCATCCGTGAGGAGAGCAGAAGAGATCATTTTGAAAGAGAAAGATCAAATAAAACAAAGACCCCAGAAAACCAGAAGCTTCTGGATGCTAAGCAGTTGATTGACACTATCCCAAAGACCAAAGATGAGCTGTTCTCCTATGAGATCAACTGGGCGATCTATGATCAG AATGTGCTGCATGAAAGAATGAGACCATGGGTGTCAAAGAAGATAACAGACTTTTTGGGTGAGGAAGAGGTCACACTTGTGGACTATATTGTTTCTAGCACTCAGGAGCATGTAGAGGCAGGTGAGATGCTTGAGAGGCTCCAAACTATCTTGGATGATGAAGCTGAAATGTTTGTGCTCAAGATGTGGAGAATGCTTATTTTTGAGATCAAGAAGGTAGAGACTGGCCTGACTCCAAAGCCCAGGGCCTGA